TCCGGCGTGCCGTGGACGAGGAGCGTGGGCCCGACGAGGGCGAGGCCGACCGCGAACGGGTACAAGTCGGGCACGGCGTAGGCGCCGACGGCCCGCTGCACCGCCCCGACCTCGTCGGGGCCCAGGCCGGCGCCGCCGTGCTCGACCGGCCACGCCGGCACCGCCCAGGGGCCCATGGTGGCGAGGTAGGCGCGGCCCGGGCCGAGGTCGTCATTACCGGCGCCCAGCACGGGCGCGGCATCGCCGCTGGCCCTCCGCCGCAGACCGGCGGCCTCGGCCGCGGCCCGCACCTCGGCGGCGAGGTCGTCCCCCACGTTCACGTCCCCATCCCACCACACCGCCGGCCGGCGACGACGCTGCGGCAGCCCTGTCCCGTCGGAGCCGAGAACGCGCAGGCCGCCGACCCCGGCCTCACCGTTCCCGGAACCGGCCGCCGCCGGCCCTCAGTAGGGGTAGCCGGCGCCCCACGCCGCCGGGGTGCGGGCGAGGTTCCACAGCCAGCCGGCGAGCTGGTTGCGCTTGACCGTCGCCTTGGGCTTGAACGACGAGCCGGACACCGGGGCGCCGAGGCCCTGCGCCTGCCACCAGTCGGCGGCGCCCGAGTACCAGGCGGCGTCGGGGACGTCCGGATAGGTGGACGCCGGCGAACCGGCCACGAGGCCGGACGCCCGGTGGAACCAGACCGCCAGGCGGGCGCGGTTGATCGGGTCACGCGGGCGGAACGTGCCGTCGGCGAAGCCCGGGTCGATGCCGGCGTCGTCCAGCCAGTCGACCGCCGGCGCGTACCGGGCGGTCTCGGGCACGTCGGTATCGACCGCACCGTCACCCGACGCGGCCGGCCGGCCGGCCACGGTCCAGAGCGCGAGGGCCGCCTGGGCGCGGGTCGCCGCCTTGGCGGGCTTGAACAGGCCGCCGGCGGAGCCCGACAGCGCGCCGTAGGCGGTGGTCCAGTCGACGCCCGGCGCGTACCAGGCCGTCGCCGGAACGTCGGAGAAGCCGGCGGGGCCGGGCGACTCCAGCGACGAGGTCGACGCCGGGCCGGGACCCCCTGCGAAGGTGGCCCGCACCGAGAACGAGTAGCGCAGCCCGGGGTCGGGCGACGGGTACGTGAACGACGTCGAGCCCGCTCCGACCGGGAAGGTCTCCCCCGTCGGCGCCACGGACACCTCGTAGCCCGTGACGGCGTCGGGGGACGCCGGGGCGGTCCACGACACGTCGATGGCCCGGTCGGCCACCGAGACGGTCGCGGTCACCCCGGTCGGCGCCCGCGACGCGACGAAGGCCCGGCACGGCTGCGACCGCAGGGCCTCGCAGGCCGGCCGCCCGCTGGGGACCTCGATGCCGGACAGGACGGGAAGCACCACCGACGAGGGCCGACCCACGGAGTGGGCGACGTCGACGAACTGGTCCGTGGGGTACTGGAGGTTGGTGAAGCGCCAGCGCACCCGGTTGCCGCCGGGAGATTTGATGGTGAGGCGGAGCTGCGAGCCCTCATGGGCGATGTGGCCGAACGGGAAGATGGCCACCCGCGCGGGCACGAACTCTCCGGGCGGGAGGTCCGCGGCGTCGGCGGCGAGGTGGGTGTGGAACGGCAGCAGCTCGGTCGACGACACTCCGAGCGCGCGGTGGCTGGCCCGCAGCCAGCCGCTCTGGATGTACGTCTCTTTGCCGTCGGGCCGCACCTCGGTCAGGTCCACCTCGAGGTCGACGTCGGGCGCGGTCGAGCGCAGCCAGAGGTCGACGCTCGCCGTGCCCACCATCACCTTGTCCTCGTCGAGGGGCGGCGTGAGGAAGCTGAGCGAGGTCCCTTCCGGGTTCGCCGCCCAGGAGAACCCGGGGTTCGGCGACATCAGGTTGCGCGCCGCGTCGATGCCCGTGGATCCGCTGGTGCCGTCGTAGCGGTAGGTGTCGGCCCCACGCGGGGAGGGGTCGGGCACGGTCGGCGGCGCCTCGCCGAGGCCGCCGTCGGGCTGGAGGAAGAGGCGCCACGGGGAGGTGGCCGGCGGTGGCCACGACTCGAAGGTCTGGCTGAAGGCGCTGTAGGGGTAGCCCGACGGGCAGGGCGCGGGCGAGCGGTCGCCATCCGGGCAGGCACGGCCCCCCGTCCCCGCGGCGCCCTGCTCGAAGCTGACCCGGATGGGCGGCTCGGCCTCGTACTGCGCCAGCGCGTCCTCGAAGTCGTCGGGCCAGACCCGGTCCGGGGGCAGGTCGACGCCCGGGGCGCCGATCAGCTCGGCGAACCCGAAGTTGGCGTACTGGCGCAACGGCCCCTCGAGCCCGGGCACCCGCCGGCCGACGTAGAAGTCCAGGAACTCGAGGATGCGCAGGTAGGACTCGGGCGTGTACTGCTCGGCATGGGCGCCGTTCATCAGCTGGGCCCGCAGCGGCGGCTCGCCGGGGCCCCCGAGGCTGGTGAAGTCGTCGAGCAGGTTGGCCGCCTCGCCGCCGGTCTGCTCGTCCTGCCAAGCCACGCCCAGGTAGGTGGGCACCTCGATGCGGTCGACGAACGTGCGGGGCGCGAGCGAGTCGCCGGCGGCCTCGTAGTACGCCTCCGGGTCGAGCTGCGGCAGGATCGGCACGGCCTGGGTGTGGAGCACCTGGTTGGCGGCGCACTCGGTGTCGCCCGCGGCGATTCGGTCACGCACCCATCCGTGGGCCGCGGGGCGGGCGTCGCCGTCACGCTCGGCCGCCCAGTCCACTGCGAACCCTCCGTTCAGGATGCCGCCCGGGTAGAGCGTGGAGCGGTAGGTGTCACCGATCACCGACTGCGGCGTGATGGCGGCGAGGTGGGGCGGCTGGGTTGCGGCCACGAACAGCTGGCTGATGCCGGGGAACGAGAGGCCGATCATGCCGACCCGGCTCGCCCACGGCTGCGCCGCCACCGTCTCGATCACGTCGTAGCCGTCGAGGCCTTGGAGCGTCTCCCAGTAGCTGTAGGCACCACCCGAGCACGTCGTTCCCCGCAGGTTGACGCCGACCACGGCGTAGCCGGCCGCTCGGGCCACGAACATCGGCCGGTGATCGGGATCGCTGCTGAAGATGTCGGGATCCGACGGGTCGTACCCGGAGTAGTCGACCACGACGGGGTAGGGCGGCGAGATCGCCGGGTCGAGCGGCGGCAGGACGTTGACGCTGAGGGTGGTGCCATCGCGGGTCTCGAGGTACTGGTAACCGATCTCGGGGTCCTGCCAGAGCCCGGCGGGCGCGATCGCGAGGTCCTGGGCGTCGTAGAACGACTGGTCGGGGTGGTCCCCGGGATCGAGGACCGTGACGGAGGCCGACACGTCGCCGCCCTGGCGCACCCGGTAGCCGGCGCCCGGCGGGATCGGCGTCTCCTCCCGGGGGTCGTTGCCGAAGATGAACGCACCGCCGTCGTCGGCGGGCCCGGACGCCACCACGGCGTTGGAGGCGTCGAGGAGCTCGACGGTGGCGCCGGGAGTGGCTCCGGTGACGAAGACCTGCTGCACGCTCCCCTGGGCCACGAGGGTGACCGCGCCGGCCGGCGTCGACGGCGTGGCCAGGACCAGGCCGGCGGCCATCACCGCGAGGGCTACCGCGAGCGTGATCCCACGCCGCGAGTGGTCGCGCCTGTTCCCCATCGCCTTCACCGTCCCCGTCGCCGCCTGGCCAGAACCGGCCCGAACTGACCCGGCAACCTAGCGCCTCCCGGTTTTTAGATCACGTTTCAAATTTCGTCGATCCTCGGGTTACGATCCGCGGATGGAATTCGGCATCTTCAACAGCCTCTACGTCCCCCACCAGGTCGCCGATCTCGATCCCGAGAACATCGAGCACAACCGCCTGATGGACGAGGTCGTGTGGACGCAGGCCGCCGACCGCAGCAACTTCAAGTACACGTGGGCCACCGAGCACCACTTCCTCGAGGAGTACTCGCACCTCTCGGCCAACGAGTCCTTCCTCGCCTACCTCGCCGGCGTCACCGAGAACATCCACCTCGGCAGCGGCATCATGAACATCACCCCGCCGGTGAACCACCCCGCCCGCGTGGCCGAGCGGGTGGCCATGCTCGACCACCTGAGCCACGGGCGCTTCGAGTTCGGCATGGGCCGCGGCTCGTCGAGCACCGAGCAGAAGGGCTTCGGCATCGATGACCCCGACCTGACCAAGCTCATGTTCGACGAGGTGTTGGGCGAACTGCCCAAGATGTGGGCCGACGGCAAGTACAGCTACGACGGCACCTACTTCTCGATGCCCGAGCGCAACGTGCTGCCCAAGACCTACACCAAGCCCCACCCGCCCATGTGGGTGGCCGCCGGCAACCCGGGCACCTTCGAGAAGGCCGGCCGCCTCGGCCTCGGCATCCTCTGCTTCGGGGTCAGCGAGCCCGAGGCCCTCAAGCCGCTCATCGAGAGCTACAAGAACGCCGTGCAGGACGCCGACCCCATCGGCGGCTACGTCAACGACAACGTGATGGTCACCACACAGATGCTGTGCCTCGAGGACGGCGAGAAGGCCCGCCACATCGCCACCGACATGACGACCGGCTACCACACCACCAACGTGTTCCGGTACCTCGACACCTTCCCGAAACCCCCCGGCATCCCCGACTGGCCGTTCGTATTGCCCGACCCCACCTACGAGCAGGTCGACCAGAGCATCAAGAACCACCTCGTCTGCATCGGCACCCCCGAGGAGTGCGCCAAGACGGTCGAGCGCTACCAGGCCACGGGGGCCGACCAGCTCACCTTCGGCATGCTCTCGAGCACCATGCCCGTCGAGATCGCCATCGAAGCGGTCGAGACCTTCGGCAGCCAGATCATCCCGGCCTTCGACAAGGACCCGGTCCACAGCACCACCCGCCAGCGCGAGGCGCAGCTGGCCGGCGCCACCGCCTGACTCCCGTCGGCGACCGACCCAGCGCGCCGCTCCGCACGACCGGGACCCGGCCGCTGACCGCTCCCGGCACGGCGGCGCCCGTCGTACAGTCGGCGCCGTGACGACCACCGACACCGTCGACGCCTTCCTGCGCGCCCACGCCGGCGACGCCGGCGTGGCTCTGCGCTTCGATGACGACTCATGGACGTGGCCCGAGGCCACCGCCGCCGCCGCCCAGCGCGCCGCGCTGCTCCTGGCCGAGCGGCGACCGGGTCCCCTGCACATCGGCGTCCTCGCTGACAACGTCCCCGAGTACGTCCACTGGCTCAGCGCCGCGGCCCTCGCCGGCGCCACGGTCGTCGGCATCAACCCGACCCGCCGGGGCGCCGAGCTGGCCCGGGACATCACCCACACCGACTGCCAGGTGCTCATCGTCGACCCGGCCTACGCCGACCTGCTCGACGGGCTCGACCTCGGTGACGAACTCGGCCCCGACCGGGTGTGGCGCTTCGACGACCCCGCCTACCACGAGCGCCTCGCCGCCCACGCCGGCGCCGACCTCGCCACCGTCGACGCCGCGCTCGCCGACGAGGGTCGCACGGTGGGCCCCGACGACCTCTACCTGCTCCTGTTCACGTCCGGCACGAGCGGCGCCCCCAAGGCGGTGAAGTGCAGCCAAGGCCGCCTCGCCCGCATCGCCGGCATCGTGGCCATGGGCTTCGGCCTCGGCGCCGACAGCGCTTGCTACCTCTCCATGCCGCTGTTCCACTCCAACGCGCTCATGGCCGGTTGGTGCCCGGCCGTGGCCGGCGGCGCCACCTCGGTGCTGCGACGGAAGTTCTCTGCGTCGGCCTTCCTCAGCGACGTGCGCCGCTACGGCGTCACCTACGCCAACTACGTGGGCAAGCCCCTTGCGTACATCCTGGCCACCCCCGAACAGCCCGACGACGCCGACAACCCGCTGCGCATCGTGTTCGGCAACGAGGCCAGCGACGGCGACATCGCCGAGTTCGGCCGGCGCTTCGGCTGCGTGGTCATCGACGGCTACGGCTCGAGCGAAGGCGGCGCCAGCGTGAGCCGCACGCCCGACACGCCGCCGGGGTCACTCGGCCCTGCCGGCCCGGACAACCTCGTGCTCGACCCCGAGACGGGCGACGAGTGCCCCGTGGCCCAGTTCGACGCCGAGGGCGCCCTGCAGAACGCCGACGAGGCCATCGGCGAGCTCGTCAGCCGGTCCGGCGGAGCGCAGTTCGAGGGCTACTGGCGCAACGAGGAGGCCGAGGCCGAGCGCCGCCGCGGCGACAACACGTACTGGACGGGCGACCTCGCCTACAAGGACGCCGACGGCTTCCTGTACTTCGCCGGCCGGTCGAGCGAGTGGCTGCGGGTGGACGGCGAGAACCTCGCCGTGGCCCCCATCGAGCGCATCCTCCAGCGCCACCCCGACGTGGCCATGGCCGCGGTCTACGCCGTGCCCGACCCGGTCGTGGGCGACCAGTGCATGGCCGCCCTCGTCCTGCGGTCCGGCGCCACCTTCGACCCCGAGGGCTTCGCCGCCTTCCTGGCCGAGCAGGCCGACCTCGGCACCAAGTCGGCACCCCGCCTCGTCCGCATCGTCGACGCCCTGCCCACGACGCAGACCAACAAGGTGCTGAAGCGCCA
This Acidimicrobiales bacterium DNA region includes the following protein-coding sequences:
- a CDS encoding CocE/NonD family hydrolase, giving the protein MGNRRDHSRRGITLAVALAVMAAGLVLATPSTPAGAVTLVAQGSVQQVFVTGATPGATVELLDASNAVVASGPADDGGAFIFGNDPREETPIPPGAGYRVRQGGDVSASVTVLDPGDHPDQSFYDAQDLAIAPAGLWQDPEIGYQYLETRDGTTLSVNVLPPLDPAISPPYPVVVDYSGYDPSDPDIFSSDPDHRPMFVARAAGYAVVGVNLRGTTCSGGAYSYWETLQGLDGYDVIETVAAQPWASRVGMIGLSFPGISQLFVAATQPPHLAAITPQSVIGDTYRSTLYPGGILNGGFAVDWAAERDGDARPAAHGWVRDRIAAGDTECAANQVLHTQAVPILPQLDPEAYYEAAGDSLAPRTFVDRIEVPTYLGVAWQDEQTGGEAANLLDDFTSLGGPGEPPLRAQLMNGAHAEQYTPESYLRILEFLDFYVGRRVPGLEGPLRQYANFGFAELIGAPGVDLPPDRVWPDDFEDALAQYEAEPPIRVSFEQGAAGTGGRACPDGDRSPAPCPSGYPYSAFSQTFESWPPPATSPWRLFLQPDGGLGEAPPTVPDPSPRGADTYRYDGTSGSTGIDAARNLMSPNPGFSWAANPEGTSLSFLTPPLDEDKVMVGTASVDLWLRSTAPDVDLEVDLTEVRPDGKETYIQSGWLRASHRALGVSSTELLPFHTHLAADAADLPPGEFVPARVAIFPFGHIAHEGSQLRLTIKSPGGNRVRWRFTNLQYPTDQFVDVAHSVGRPSSVVLPVLSGIEVPSGRPACEALRSQPCRAFVASRAPTGVTATVSVADRAIDVSWTAPASPDAVTGYEVSVAPTGETFPVGAGSTSFTYPSPDPGLRYSFSVRATFAGGPGPASTSSLESPGPAGFSDVPATAWYAPGVDWTTAYGALSGSAGGLFKPAKAATRAQAALALWTVAGRPAASGDGAVDTDVPETARYAPAVDWLDDAGIDPGFADGTFRPRDPINRARLAVWFHRASGLVAGSPASTYPDVPDAAWYSGAADWWQAQGLGAPVSGSSFKPKATVKRNQLAGWLWNLARTPAAWGAGYPY
- a CDS encoding LLM class flavin-dependent oxidoreductase, which translates into the protein MEFGIFNSLYVPHQVADLDPENIEHNRLMDEVVWTQAADRSNFKYTWATEHHFLEEYSHLSANESFLAYLAGVTENIHLGSGIMNITPPVNHPARVAERVAMLDHLSHGRFEFGMGRGSSSTEQKGFGIDDPDLTKLMFDEVLGELPKMWADGKYSYDGTYFSMPERNVLPKTYTKPHPPMWVAAGNPGTFEKAGRLGLGILCFGVSEPEALKPLIESYKNAVQDADPIGGYVNDNVMVTTQMLCLEDGEKARHIATDMTTGYHTTNVFRYLDTFPKPPGIPDWPFVLPDPTYEQVDQSIKNHLVCIGTPEECAKTVERYQATGADQLTFGMLSSTMPVEIAIEAVETFGSQIIPAFDKDPVHSTTRQREAQLAGATA
- a CDS encoding AMP-binding protein encodes the protein MTTTDTVDAFLRAHAGDAGVALRFDDDSWTWPEATAAAAQRAALLLAERRPGPLHIGVLADNVPEYVHWLSAAALAGATVVGINPTRRGAELARDITHTDCQVLIVDPAYADLLDGLDLGDELGPDRVWRFDDPAYHERLAAHAGADLATVDAALADEGRTVGPDDLYLLLFTSGTSGAPKAVKCSQGRLARIAGIVAMGFGLGADSACYLSMPLFHSNALMAGWCPAVAGGATSVLRRKFSASAFLSDVRRYGVTYANYVGKPLAYILATPEQPDDADNPLRIVFGNEASDGDIAEFGRRFGCVVIDGYGSSEGGASVSRTPDTPPGSLGPAGPDNLVLDPETGDECPVAQFDAEGALQNADEAIGELVSRSGGAQFEGYWRNEEAEAERRRGDNTYWTGDLAYKDADGFLYFAGRSSEWLRVDGENLAVAPIERILQRHPDVAMAAVYAVPDPVVGDQCMAALVLRSGATFDPEGFAAFLAEQADLGTKSAPRLVRIVDALPTTQTNKVLKRQLQQEAADVADPVWHRPGKPLTYEPLER